The following proteins are encoded in a genomic region of Vigna radiata var. radiata cultivar VC1973A unplaced genomic scaffold, Vradiata_ver6 scaffold_7, whole genome shotgun sequence:
- the LOC106753828 gene encoding protein RICE FLOWERING LOCUS T 1-like, translating into MAREDPLSIGGVIGDVLNPFTSSVSLTVSINNRAISNGYELRPSHVANRPRVTVGGEDLRTFYTLVLVDADAPSPSNPVLREYLHWMVTDIPATTNASFGREVVVYESPQPSAGIHRLVFVLFQQLGRDTVISPELRHNFNSRNFAENNNLTPVAAAYVNCQRERGCGGRRY; encoded by the exons ATGGCACGAGAGGATCCTCTTTCTATTGGGGGTGTGATAGGGGATGTTCTGAACCCTTTTACAAGCTCAGTTTCTCTCACAGTTTCCATCAACAACAGAGCGATTAGCAATGGCTATGAACTGAGGCCCTCTCACGTTGCTAACCGCCCTAGAGTTACTGTAGGTGGTGAAGACCTAAGGACTTTCTATACTCTG GTCCTGGTAGATGCAGATGCACCTAGCCCTAGTAACCCCGTCTTGAGGGAATACCTTCACTG GATGGTGACAGATATTCCAGCAACCACAAATGCAAGCTTTG GTAGGGAAGTTGTGGTTTATGAGAGTCCACAACCTTCAGCAGGGATTCATCGActtgtgtttgtgttgttcCAGCAATTGGGCAGAGACACTGTAATCAGCCCAGAACTTCGCCATAATTtcaattcaagaaactttgctGAAAATAATAACCTCACACCTGTTGCAGCAGCTTATGTCAACTGCCAAAGAGAGCGTGGCTGTGGTGGAAGGAGATACTAA
- the LOC106753678 gene encoding calcium load-activated calcium channel: protein MAYPFSDFKYSDGLTVVGISFCTAIVCEAISWVLIYRTNSYKNLRSSIDKASKKLETMKTDSNKINIKKSKTKKIDRVETSLKESSRDLSLFKFKSGGVVALVLFVVFGLLNSLFEGKVVAKLPFKPFGLIMKMSHRGLQGNDPTDCSMAFLYFLCSISIRTNLQKFLGFAPPRGASAGLFPMPDPKTS, encoded by the coding sequence ATGGCATATCCTTTCTCAGATTTCAAGTACTCTGATGGCCTCACTGTAGTTGGTATCTCCTTCTGCACAGCTATTGTTTGTGAGGCTATCTCATGGGTTCTTATCTATCGGACCAATTCTTACAAAAATCTTCGGTCCTCCATTGACAAGGCCTCCAAGAAACTTGAGACCATGAAGACAGACAGCAATAAAATCAACATCAAGAAGTCCAAGACCAAAAAGATTGATCGTGTTGAGACAAGCCTCAAAGAATCGAGTCGTGATCTGTCTCTCTTCAAGTTCAAGTCTGGGGGTGTGGTGGCTCTGGTTCTCTTTGTAGTCTTTGGATTGCTGAATTCACTCTTCGAAGGCAAGGTAGTTGCCAAATTGCCCTTCAAACCTTTTGGGCTTATTATGAAGATGAGCCATCGGGGGTTGCAGGGTAATGATCCCACTGATTGTTCCATGGCATTTCTGTACTTCTTGTGTTCCATTAGCATCAGAACAAATTTGCAGAAGTTCTTGGGTTTTGCACCGCCCAGAGGTGCAAGTGCTGGCCTCTTTCCCATGCCTGATCCAAAGACCAGTTGA